The Gallus gallus isolate bGalGal1 chromosome 3, bGalGal1.mat.broiler.GRCg7b, whole genome shotgun sequence genome window below encodes:
- the SMIM8 gene encoding small integral membrane protein 8 isoform X1 — protein MSSSKTPHGNETPNEGNPGLRGARTTTLFRAVNPELFIKPNKPMMAFGLVAITLCVAYLGYLHATVENKKDLYEAVDSEGSRYMRRKTSKWD, from the exons ATGTCTTCCAGCAAAACTCCGCATGGAAATGAAACACCCAATGAGGGAAATCCAGGACTGAGGGGTGCCCGAACAACCACTCTGTTCCGAGCTGTGAACCCAGAGCTTTTCATTAAACCC aacAAACCTATGATGGCATTTGGACTCGTAGCAATTACCCTCTGCGTGGCCTACCTTGGTTATTTGCATGCAACGGTAGAGAATAAAAAGGATCTCTACGAAGCTGTTGACAGTGAGGGGTCCAGATATATGAGGAGAAAAACTTCCAAGTGGGACTGA